One Deltaproteobacteria bacterium genomic window carries:
- a CDS encoding response regulator, which yields MATKILIVDDEAHIRSLIQQTLEELEDEGVELLTAGDGQTALELIKAEQPRLVFLDVMMPKMNGFDVCRAVKKDLGLGGVHIVLLTAKGQEIDRQKGDEVGADVYMTKPFDPDALLAHARQVLGL from the coding sequence ATGGCAACCAAAATTCTGATCGTCGATGATGAAGCGCACATTCGTTCCCTCATCCAGCAAACGTTGGAGGAGCTGGAAGACGAAGGTGTCGAGCTGCTGACTGCCGGGGACGGGCAGACGGCGCTCGAACTGATCAAAGCCGAGCAGCCGCGGCTGGTGTTCCTCGACGTGATGATGCCGAAGATGAACGGCTTCGACGTCTGCCGCGCCGTCAAGAAGGATCTCGGGCTCGGCGGAGTACACATCGTCTTACTCACCGCGAAGGGCCAGGAGATCGATCGCCAGAAGGGCGACGAGGTCGGCGCCGACGTCTACATGACCAAGCCGTTCGATCCGGACGCGCTGCTGGCGCATGCGCGGCAGGTGCTGGGGCTGTAG
- a CDS encoding PAS domain S-box protein — MTLQYTPVILPLLLSAAITSGLGVYAWRHRRGSEGVVAFALLNFSGALWALGEALQWASADPAGQYFWLRFYWLGVEALPFFWFVFAAQYTGWAGWLNRRSLALLSAVPIGGVLLTWTNEWHHLVWSGMHLSDSHGAAWVDMERGSWWPPLVFCNYVFMLSGTGRIVVSLVRSPERYRGQMFALLVAVASPFAVNVFFVLRPSPVDPTPIAMTISGAVVAWAIFRHRLLDMLPAARHTIIENMSDAMVVLDQDHRIVDLNPATKRIIGRSGTTAIGTHIAEVVPAWAELLGADGDGATLREAEVALDGRDYELRISPVRNKDGAVTGRVVLLHDITEQKQTRERLRQSVETSRVILESIEDGYYEIDLYGKMIATTDVTARLGGLANKEEAVGRNFAEFTDEASAKRLLGTFNRIYRTGEAMNEIEYPFTTPDGVRKSIEMSASLKRDATGKPIGFRGMLRDVTERKRAAEELARAKRTAEEASQAKGAFLATVSHELRTPLTSVLGFAKLIKRRMGETVRPGMAAAEPKVQRALTQVSENVDVIVIEGERLTTLINDVLDLAKIESGKVEWHMQPVAVGEIIARAIAATTSLSEAKGLSMHTEIEDALPTVVGDPDRLTQVVINLLSNAIKFTEHGTITCRARRVDVAIEVSVTDTGTGIAPEDQGKVFEQFVQVGDTLTDKPTGTGLGLPICKQIVEHHGGRIWVESEIGRGSTFAFTLPCPEGAQLDSPGHRPGNGQSVRKP, encoded by the coding sequence ATGACCCTCCAGTACACCCCGGTAATCCTCCCGCTGCTGCTGAGTGCCGCCATCACGAGTGGGCTGGGAGTCTACGCCTGGCGCCATCGCCGCGGAAGCGAGGGTGTAGTCGCTTTTGCGCTCTTGAACTTTTCCGGCGCGCTCTGGGCGCTGGGCGAGGCACTGCAGTGGGCCAGTGCCGATCCCGCTGGACAGTACTTCTGGCTGCGGTTCTATTGGCTAGGGGTCGAGGCACTCCCGTTCTTCTGGTTCGTCTTCGCCGCTCAGTACACCGGCTGGGCTGGGTGGCTGAATCGCCGAAGTCTGGCTTTGCTGTCTGCGGTTCCGATCGGCGGAGTTCTGCTGACGTGGACGAACGAATGGCACCACCTGGTCTGGTCCGGCATGCACCTGTCGGATTCGCACGGAGCGGCGTGGGTCGACATGGAGCGTGGTTCCTGGTGGCCCCCGCTGGTCTTTTGCAACTATGTCTTCATGCTGAGCGGCACGGGCCGGATCGTTGTGTCGCTGGTACGGTCGCCCGAGCGCTATCGCGGTCAGATGTTCGCTCTGCTGGTTGCCGTGGCGAGCCCGTTTGCCGTCAATGTCTTTTTTGTCCTGCGCCCGTCGCCCGTGGATCCAACGCCAATTGCGATGACGATCAGCGGAGCGGTGGTTGCGTGGGCCATCTTTCGCCACCGCCTGCTCGACATGCTCCCGGCGGCGCGTCACACGATCATCGAGAACATGAGCGATGCGATGGTGGTGCTCGATCAGGACCACAGGATAGTCGATCTCAATCCGGCGACCAAGCGAATCATCGGCCGTTCGGGGACCACGGCGATCGGTACACACATCGCCGAAGTCGTGCCGGCGTGGGCTGAGTTGCTGGGCGCGGACGGCGACGGCGCGACGCTGCGCGAAGCCGAGGTGGCGCTCGACGGCCGCGACTACGAGCTGCGCATCTCGCCTGTACGGAATAAGGACGGCGCGGTGACCGGGCGTGTCGTGCTGCTGCACGACATCACCGAGCAGAAGCAGACGCGGGAGAGGTTGCGGCAGAGCGTCGAGACTTCGCGGGTGATCCTCGAGAGCATCGAGGACGGCTATTACGAGATTGATCTCTACGGGAAAATGATTGCGACGACGGACGTCACGGCCCGGCTAGGCGGCCTGGCGAACAAGGAGGAAGCGGTCGGCCGGAACTTCGCCGAGTTCACCGACGAAGCCAGCGCGAAGCGCTTGCTCGGCACGTTCAATCGCATCTATCGGACCGGGGAGGCGATGAACGAGATCGAGTACCCGTTCACCACGCCCGACGGAGTGAGGAAATCGATCGAGATGTCGGCGAGCTTGAAACGCGATGCGACCGGCAAGCCGATCGGCTTCCGCGGCATGCTCCGCGACGTCACCGAGCGCAAGCGTGCCGCGGAAGAACTCGCACGTGCCAAGCGGACGGCCGAAGAGGCGAGCCAGGCGAAGGGCGCCTTCCTGGCCACGGTGAGCCACGAGCTGCGCACGCCGCTGACCTCCGTGCTCGGCTTCGCCAAGCTGATCAAGCGGCGCATGGGCGAGACGGTCCGCCCAGGGATGGCCGCGGCCGAGCCCAAGGTGCAACGGGCGCTGACGCAGGTGAGCGAGAACGTCGACGTCATCGTCATTGAAGGTGAGCGGCTGACGACGCTGATCAACGATGTGCTCGATCTCGCCAAGATCGAGTCAGGCAAGGTCGAGTGGCACATGCAGCCGGTGGCGGTCGGCGAGATCATCGCACGAGCGATCGCGGCCACGACGTCGTTGAGCGAGGCGAAGGGCCTTTCGATGCACACTGAAATCGAAGACGCTCTACCCACCGTCGTCGGCGACCCGGACCGGCTGACCCAGGTCGTGATCAACCTACTGTCGAACGCGATCAAGTTCACCGAGCACGGCACCATCACCTGCCGCGCCCGCCGAGTGGATGTGGCAATCGAGGTCAGCGTCACCGACACGGGCACCGGCATTGCGCCGGAGGATCAAGGCAAGGTGTTCGAGCAGTTCGTGCAGGTCGGCGACACGCTCACCGACAAGCCAACCGGAACCGGCCTCGGCCTGCCGATCTGCAAGCAGATCGTCGAGCATCACGGCGGCCGCATCTGGGTGGAGAGTGAGATCGGCAGGGGGAGCACGTTTGCGTTCACCTTGCCGTGCCCCGAAGGGGCTCAACTCGATAGCCCAGGGCATCGCCCTGGGAACGGGCAGTCGGTGCGCAAGCCCTGA
- a CDS encoding transposase, translating to MPQSLASVLVHLIFGTKNREPKIPRELLPQLHAYMVGIFDNLQCPSVRTGGIADHVHSLFSLSRTATIAAVVEAVKTGSSKWMKQRGVKHFAWQAGYAAFSVSESQKAAVMRYIERQEERHKRQTFQDEVRTFLTRHGVTYDDRYVWD from the coding sequence ATGCCTCAGTCGCTGGCAAGTGTCCTGGTTCATCTCATCTTCGGCACCAAGAACCGTGAGCCCAAGATTCCACGCGAACTCCTGCCGCAACTCCATGCCTACATGGTGGGAATCTTCGACAACCTGCAATGTCCTTCGGTTCGCACTGGCGGCATCGCGGATCATGTCCACAGCCTGTTCTCGCTGAGCCGCACGGCAACCATTGCCGCCGTAGTCGAAGCGGTGAAGACAGGTTCTTCGAAATGGATGAAGCAGCGCGGCGTGAAGCATTTCGCGTGGCAGGCCGGCTACGCAGCCTTTTCGGTCAGTGAGTCGCAGAAGGCCGCCGTGATGAGGTACATCGAACGACAAGAGGAACGTCACAAGAGGCAGACCTTCCAAGATGAGGTTCGCACGTTTCTCACACGGCATGGGGTGACCTACGATGATCGGTACGTTTGGGACTAG